Proteins from one Chroococcidiopsis sp. CCMEE 29 genomic window:
- the rpsU gene encoding 30S ribosomal protein S21, producing the protein MTQVVLGENEGIDSALRRFKRQVSKAGILADVKYHRHFETPLEKRKRKAVAARRKRRMR; encoded by the coding sequence ATGACCCAAGTGGTTCTAGGTGAAAACGAAGGAATTGATTCAGCTCTACGTCGGTTTAAGCGCCAGGTCTCAAAGGCAGGAATTTTAGCAGATGTAAAGTATCATCGGCACTTTGAAACACCTCTGGAAAAGCGCAAGCGTAAGGCAGTTGCTGCTCGGCGCAAGCGTCGGATGCGATAA